A section of the Bradyrhizobium oligotrophicum S58 genome encodes:
- a CDS encoding AtpZ/AtpI family protein translates to MADGTNDSGGHGDRDKSPDEVALSARLGSLDQRLSEFRDGRKIGADQPGNGSGDTAARASAMARGLRLSSELIAGVLVGALLGWGFDRLLSTSPFGFIVFFLLGFVAGVLNVVRSAGVAPDRSGR, encoded by the coding sequence ATGGCGGACGGCACGAACGACAGCGGCGGACACGGAGATCGCGACAAGTCGCCCGATGAGGTTGCGCTTTCCGCAAGGCTCGGAAGTCTCGACCAGCGGTTGTCCGAATTTCGTGACGGCCGAAAGATCGGGGCTGATCAACCTGGAAACGGCAGCGGTGACACTGCAGCCAGGGCTTCGGCCATGGCGCGTGGACTGCGACTGTCCTCCGAGTTGATCGCCGGTGTCCTCGTCGGTGCGTTGCTTGGCTGGGGCTTCGACCGCTTGCTGTCGACATCGCCCTTTGGCTTCATCGTGTTTTTCCTGCTCGGCTTCGTCGCCGGGGTGTTGAACGTGGTGAGATCCGCAGGCGTCGCTCCAGACCGGTCCGGCCGATGA